One part of the Polyangiaceae bacterium genome encodes these proteins:
- the thrS gene encoding threonine--tRNA ligase: MESPNLISPQEKRAASVEAQAGSAALDGSAVLDSSAVLDGSAALDRSDHRALAKRMGLFHQEPSAPGMVFWHPAGWQLYRALESFVRQVMERDGYAEVRSPQLMRRAVWEASGHWAHFRANMFGFGEDGAADESALKPVSCPGHLAVFKAMAPSYRDLPLRLSEFGLVHRDEAGGALQGLLRLRQFTQDDGHILCAPEQAEAEVERFLSGVLPFYRACGFEELAVALSTRPEDRAGSDAEWDEGESLLARVLDRLGWKYVVQPGAGAFYGPKLEFGMRDRQGREWQCGTIQFDLFMPSRFNVAYVASDGSRQRPVMLHRALCGSLERFLGILLEHHSGRLPLWLAPRQLRVLPIAEAQREAAESLLESLRELGIRADMDASAESLGRRVALAHELGIAELAVLGAREVNGGQVSSRVGSEQRVSSREQFLEEIAQRAKPPRL; encoded by the coding sequence ATGGAAAGCCCGAATCTCATCTCACCCCAAGAAAAACGAGCGGCGTCCGTTGAAGCCCAGGCCGGCAGCGCAGCGCTGGATGGCAGCGCAGTGTTAGATAGCAGCGCAGTGCTAGATGGCAGCGCAGCCCTGGACCGCAGTGATCATCGTGCCCTGGCAAAGCGCATGGGGCTATTTCACCAGGAGCCCAGCGCGCCGGGCATGGTGTTCTGGCACCCGGCGGGTTGGCAACTGTATCGCGCGCTCGAGAGCTTCGTGCGCCAGGTGATGGAGCGCGACGGCTATGCCGAGGTGAGGTCGCCTCAGCTGATGCGTCGAGCAGTGTGGGAGGCCAGCGGTCACTGGGCGCATTTCCGTGCGAATATGTTCGGCTTTGGTGAAGACGGCGCCGCGGACGAGTCGGCATTGAAGCCGGTGAGTTGCCCCGGACACTTGGCGGTGTTCAAGGCCATGGCGCCTTCCTATCGCGACTTGCCGCTACGCCTGTCGGAGTTCGGCTTGGTGCATCGCGACGAAGCGGGCGGTGCATTGCAGGGATTGCTCCGACTTCGCCAGTTCACACAAGACGACGGCCACATCTTGTGCGCGCCGGAGCAGGCCGAGGCGGAGGTCGAGCGCTTCTTGAGTGGGGTGCTGCCGTTCTATCGGGCCTGCGGGTTCGAGGAGCTGGCGGTGGCTCTCTCCACACGGCCCGAAGATCGCGCGGGGAGCGACGCCGAGTGGGACGAAGGCGAGTCGTTGCTCGCCCGCGTGCTGGACCGCCTCGGATGGAAGTACGTCGTGCAACCCGGTGCCGGTGCGTTCTATGGACCGAAGCTCGAGTTCGGCATGCGTGATCGCCAAGGGCGCGAATGGCAGTGCGGAACAATCCAGTTCGATCTGTTCATGCCGAGTCGCTTCAACGTTGCCTACGTCGCGAGCGACGGCTCACGCCAGCGCCCGGTGATGTTGCATCGCGCTTTGTGTGGGAGCCTCGAGCGATTTCTCGGCATCTTGCTCGAGCATCACTCGGGGAGGCTACCGCTGTGGCTCGCGCCGCGTCAGCTCAGGGTCCTACCGATTGCTGAGGCACAACGCGAAGCGGCGGAGTCGCTGTTGGAGTCACTCCGTGAGCTCGGGATCCGAGCGGATATGGACGCATCCGCAGAGAGCCTCGGGCGGCGAGTGGCCTTGGCCCATGAGCTCGGCATTGCGGAGCTCGCGGTGCTCGGCGCGCGCGAAGTCAATGGCGGGCAGGTTTCGTCACGAGTCGGTTCGGAGCAGCGCGTCTCTTCTCGAGAGCAGTTCCTCGAGGAAATTGCCCAGCGGGCAAAGCCCCCGCGGCTGTAA
- a CDS encoding ferrous iron transport protein A: MTLDTAHIGEHLRIQQVAGERAFRRRLLELGLVPGTRVELKRIAPLGDPIELLVRGCSLSIRRAEARSIHVTRETAAESSARPVASCCDSSETLKLEEEGSAA, from the coding sequence ATGACCCTCGACACAGCCCACATCGGAGAGCACCTGAGGATCCAGCAAGTCGCTGGCGAGCGCGCGTTTCGGCGCCGGTTGCTCGAGCTTGGGTTGGTGCCGGGCACGCGCGTCGAGCTCAAGCGCATCGCTCCTCTCGGAGATCCGATCGAGCTACTCGTGCGCGGTTGCAGCCTGTCCATTCGCCGTGCGGAAGCGCGCTCCATCCACGTCACGCGGGAGACAGCGGCTGAATCCAGCGCGCGCCCGGTAGCTTCGTGTTGTGACAGCAGCGAAACGCTCAAGCTAGAAGAAGAAGGAAGCGCCGCGTGA
- the feoB gene encoding ferrous iron transport protein B produces MTQSRVEPNAGLDRVAPAPSGGDPWVVLVGNPNVGKTSLFNRLSGERARVGNYPGVTIERREAKLRLPDKSSARLVDVPGTYSLSARSGEEQIALSSVLGIAQNPTPDLVVVVVDAGQLIRNLYLVLQLVELRLPMVLAINMIDEVDEPISIDVLSEEFGVRCVATNARTGQGVEDLRNAIAKGLEHPALPQRLKVEYPAELRERSATIAEAVPEDWLHWRLDSVSLEDRAERRHALALWGLTSIEADDELTDIPQSLREKCLELESEGADIDLEIIQARYAYLDALAERLHGERDRHPPKRPFSERIDRWLLHPVLGFVVFIGIMLVVFQSLFAWADPAIGLIESGVAALQGFIRTTFSDSILRDLVTEGIVGGVGNVIVFLPQILLLFFFIGLLEDSGYMARVAYLMDRIMKSLGLHGRAFVPMLSGFACAVPAIMATRTMERQRDRLLTMLVIPLMTCSARLPVYTLIIGALFPPSKAFGLLPVQGLLMVGMYVFAMAMTLGSAAVLGRTTVKGRRIPLILELPPYRFPNLRSILRSMFERSLAFLKEAGSVILVCTIALWALLYFPRAGEAPPNVDPVVHQAEALENSYAGRIGKGMEPAIKPLGFDWKIGVGLIGSFAAREVFVSTMALVYGVGEPEDEEAKPLREKIRAETKADGKPAYTPLVGFSLLIFFAIACQCMSTLAVVRRETRTWRWPLFMFAYMTVLAYVFSFAVYQGGKLLGFG; encoded by the coding sequence GTGACTCAAAGCCGGGTCGAGCCCAACGCTGGGCTCGACCGTGTAGCCCCCGCCCCCTCGGGCGGCGATCCTTGGGTGGTGCTGGTTGGAAACCCGAATGTCGGGAAGACCAGCCTCTTCAACCGTTTGTCGGGTGAGCGAGCCCGCGTGGGGAATTACCCTGGGGTAACGATTGAGCGACGCGAGGCGAAGCTGCGTCTTCCTGATAAGTCCAGCGCACGCTTGGTCGACGTTCCAGGTACGTACTCACTGAGCGCTCGCTCCGGCGAGGAACAGATCGCACTCTCATCGGTGCTCGGGATCGCTCAGAACCCGACGCCAGACCTCGTCGTCGTCGTCGTCGACGCTGGCCAGCTCATTCGCAACCTGTACCTGGTCCTTCAGCTGGTCGAGCTGCGCCTGCCAATGGTGCTGGCGATCAACATGATCGACGAGGTGGACGAGCCGATCTCTATCGACGTGTTGAGCGAAGAGTTCGGAGTCAGGTGTGTCGCGACGAACGCTCGTACAGGACAAGGCGTCGAGGACCTGCGCAACGCCATCGCCAAGGGGCTCGAGCACCCGGCGCTGCCGCAGCGCCTGAAGGTGGAGTACCCGGCTGAGCTCCGCGAGCGCAGCGCAACCATCGCGGAGGCGGTGCCCGAGGACTGGCTTCACTGGCGGCTGGACTCGGTCTCCCTGGAAGACCGCGCCGAGCGACGCCACGCCCTGGCCTTGTGGGGACTGACGAGCATCGAAGCCGACGACGAACTCACGGACATCCCGCAGAGCCTGCGTGAGAAGTGCCTGGAACTCGAGAGTGAAGGCGCCGACATCGACCTGGAGATCATCCAGGCGCGCTACGCATACCTGGATGCGCTCGCGGAGCGGCTCCACGGTGAGCGCGACCGCCACCCACCCAAGCGGCCTTTTTCCGAGCGGATCGACCGTTGGCTCCTGCACCCAGTGCTTGGCTTCGTGGTCTTCATCGGCATCATGCTGGTGGTCTTTCAGAGCCTGTTCGCGTGGGCGGATCCAGCCATCGGTCTGATCGAGAGTGGTGTCGCGGCACTCCAGGGCTTCATCCGCACAACGTTCTCCGACTCAATCCTGCGGGACCTGGTGACTGAGGGCATCGTCGGCGGCGTCGGAAACGTGATCGTGTTCTTGCCGCAGATCCTGCTGTTGTTCTTCTTCATCGGTCTGTTGGAGGACTCGGGCTACATGGCGCGGGTCGCGTACCTGATGGACCGCATCATGAAATCCCTCGGGCTGCATGGTCGCGCCTTCGTGCCGATGCTGAGCGGCTTCGCCTGTGCGGTGCCAGCGATCATGGCCACGCGCACGATGGAGCGGCAGCGGGATCGCTTGCTGACCATGCTGGTGATCCCGTTGATGACGTGCTCGGCGCGTTTGCCGGTCTACACGCTGATCATCGGCGCGCTGTTTCCCCCCAGCAAAGCCTTCGGCTTGCTGCCTGTGCAGGGCCTCTTGATGGTGGGTATGTACGTCTTCGCCATGGCCATGACGCTCGGCTCTGCCGCGGTGCTTGGCCGTACGACGGTGAAGGGCAGGCGCATCCCGCTGATCCTCGAGCTACCGCCATATCGTTTCCCGAACTTGCGCTCGATTCTGCGCTCGATGTTCGAGCGCAGCCTGGCTTTCCTCAAGGAAGCGGGCAGCGTCATCCTGGTCTGTACGATCGCGTTGTGGGCGCTTTTGTACTTCCCTCGCGCTGGTGAGGCTCCGCCGAATGTAGACCCAGTCGTGCACCAGGCGGAGGCGCTGGAGAACAGCTACGCCGGGCGCATCGGCAAGGGCATGGAGCCCGCGATCAAGCCGCTGGGGTTCGACTGGAAAATCGGCGTGGGTCTGATCGGCTCGTTCGCTGCGCGAGAGGTCTTCGTCTCCACGATGGCGCTGGTCTACGGCGTGGGCGAGCCGGAAGACGAGGAGGCGAAGCCGCTGCGTGAGAAGATCCGAGCGGAAACAAAAGCGGACGGCAAGCCAGCGTACACTCCGCTCGTCGGGTTCTCGCTACTGATCTTCTTTGCGATCGCCTGCCAGTGCATGAGCACCCTAGCGGTCGTACGTCGAGAGACCCGCACCTGGCGCTGGCCGCTCTTCATGTTCGCCTACATGACTGTGCTGGCTTATGTGTTCAGCTTCGCGGTGTACCAGGGCGGTAAGCTGCTCGGCTTTGGCTAG
- a CDS encoding DNA-3-methyladenine glycosylase produces the protein MPRGFCQRSVLTVARELIGKYLVREQDDELLVGRIVESEAYRGPDDRAAHSFGGRRTQRTEVMFGPAGLCYVFRVYGIHDQVNVVAGDEGQPHAVLIRALEPCFGLEALRARRLTRGGTPLPDRHLMSGPGKLAQAMGITLEFYGHALDQPPLYLAERPGAAKPKIARSPRVGIDYAGRWAQKPWRFSERDSPWVSVKPSP, from the coding sequence TTGCCCCGCGGTTTCTGTCAGCGCTCTGTGCTCACCGTGGCCCGAGAACTGATCGGGAAGTATCTCGTGCGCGAGCAGGATGACGAGCTACTCGTCGGCCGCATCGTCGAGTCGGAGGCGTATCGCGGACCGGATGATCGGGCAGCCCACTCATTTGGTGGACGTCGAACTCAGCGTACTGAGGTGATGTTTGGCCCGGCGGGCCTTTGCTATGTCTTTCGAGTCTACGGCATTCACGATCAGGTCAACGTCGTCGCGGGCGACGAAGGGCAGCCGCACGCCGTCTTGATTCGTGCCCTCGAGCCCTGCTTTGGTTTGGAAGCGCTTCGCGCCCGCCGACTCACGCGAGGGGGAACGCCGCTTCCAGATCGCCACTTGATGAGTGGACCAGGAAAGCTGGCGCAAGCCATGGGCATCACACTCGAGTTCTACGGACACGCGCTCGATCAGCCGCCGCTCTACCTCGCCGAACGACCCGGGGCGGCGAAGCCCAAGATCGCGCGCTCCCCGCGTGTCGGCATCGACTACGCGGGACGCTGGGCGCAGAAGCCATGGCGCTTCAGCGAACGAGACAGCCCCTGGGTGAGCGTGAAGCCTTCACCCTGA
- the coaBC gene encoding bifunctional phosphopantothenoylcysteine decarboxylase/phosphopantothenate--cysteine ligase CoaBC: MSERPKPPRPSSIPPASVRPPARSTRKGRLAGRRIALGVTGSIAAYKAAILARLLVKDGAEVQVVLTHAAREFIGAATFAGITGNPVLDDMFDENLGGEVHVDLAQDSDLVVVMPTTADALARFAQGRAGDVLSACLLCATSPVLLVPAMHPRMWSHPATKRNVATLTGDGRVLFVGPESGEVASGESGVGRMAEPETVHAAILAQLSHDGLAGKHLVITAGPTVEDLDPVRFISNRSTGKMGFALAERAAQRGAHVTLISGPVELPTPYGVHRVDVRSAVAMRGAVWQAVGPDLKHADGLIMCAAVGDYRPAESHSSKLKRGEGGLGLELVQNPDIISEVGAARQGKRPVLVAFAVETAPPDVIVENARGKLQKKRVDLVVANHAKDSFGKTDNVATLVGPVDALPLPQMLKLELADRILDWVLARLSENPQA; this comes from the coding sequence ATGAGCGAACGTCCGAAGCCGCCGCGCCCTTCGAGCATTCCTCCGGCCTCCGTTCGCCCACCAGCACGAAGCACGCGTAAGGGACGTCTTGCCGGACGACGCATTGCGCTCGGAGTTACCGGCAGCATCGCCGCCTACAAGGCAGCGATCCTCGCACGCCTCCTCGTCAAGGACGGTGCTGAGGTTCAGGTCGTGTTAACCCACGCCGCACGCGAGTTCATCGGCGCCGCAACCTTCGCGGGGATCACCGGCAACCCGGTGCTGGATGACATGTTCGACGAGAACCTCGGAGGAGAGGTCCACGTCGACCTGGCGCAGGACAGTGACCTCGTGGTGGTGATGCCAACCACGGCGGACGCGCTCGCGCGCTTTGCTCAAGGACGAGCGGGGGATGTGCTGAGCGCTTGCTTGCTGTGCGCAACATCACCTGTGTTGCTGGTGCCTGCTATGCACCCGCGGATGTGGTCGCATCCGGCGACCAAGCGGAACGTGGCAACGCTCACCGGCGACGGGCGAGTGCTCTTCGTAGGACCGGAGAGTGGAGAAGTCGCGTCGGGAGAGAGCGGCGTGGGCCGCATGGCAGAGCCAGAGACGGTGCACGCCGCGATCCTCGCGCAGCTCTCCCACGATGGGCTTGCCGGGAAACATCTAGTCATCACCGCTGGGCCAACCGTCGAGGACCTGGATCCCGTGCGCTTCATCAGCAACCGTTCCACGGGGAAAATGGGCTTCGCGCTCGCAGAGCGCGCAGCACAACGCGGCGCCCACGTCACGCTGATCAGCGGGCCCGTCGAGCTACCTACACCGTATGGTGTGCACCGAGTGGATGTGCGCAGCGCGGTCGCGATGCGAGGAGCCGTCTGGCAAGCAGTCGGACCAGATCTCAAACACGCCGACGGCTTGATCATGTGCGCCGCCGTCGGAGACTATCGCCCCGCGGAATCGCATTCAAGCAAGCTCAAGCGTGGTGAAGGCGGGCTCGGCCTAGAGCTCGTACAGAACCCAGACATCATCAGCGAGGTGGGCGCGGCAAGACAGGGCAAGCGCCCAGTCTTGGTGGCCTTTGCAGTGGAGACCGCGCCGCCGGACGTCATCGTGGAGAACGCCCGAGGCAAACTCCAAAAGAAGCGCGTCGACCTGGTCGTGGCAAACCACGCTAAGGACAGCTTTGGCAAGACGGACAACGTCGCGACTCTGGTTGGCCCGGTCGATGCCCTCCCGCTACCCCAAATGCTCAAGTTGGAGCTCGCCGATCGCATCCTCGACTGGGTGCTCGCGCGGCTCTCCGAGAACCCCCAAGCTTAG
- a CDS encoding CPBP family intramembrane metalloprotease — protein MPLIAIVVLVVGASHFYFLQEQYAGTWTMYAGLGLPYLVFATLALRDLWEEGVLAERLAPRWGDVGLGGLLGLLLVGAGWIVREQVLPEHDVHRIWVMRILTQVGDAKVIQASIGLTLAILVIAMLEELVWRGLVLPHAERLVGVRRGWILTAVLYALAVVPAMWPTRVEPMGLNPFLPAAALGCGLVWSFLAARLGRLAPIMLSHAVFTYFSGVVFRIPGT, from the coding sequence ATGCCCCTGATCGCCATCGTCGTGCTGGTCGTAGGTGCCAGCCACTTTTATTTCCTCCAGGAACAGTACGCTGGCACCTGGACCATGTACGCCGGCCTCGGTCTGCCTTATCTCGTGTTCGCGACGCTGGCGCTGCGCGACCTTTGGGAGGAAGGTGTGCTCGCCGAGCGACTGGCACCGCGCTGGGGCGACGTGGGGCTCGGAGGCTTGCTCGGGCTGTTGCTCGTAGGCGCCGGTTGGATCGTGCGGGAGCAGGTCCTACCGGAGCACGACGTCCACCGCATTTGGGTGATGCGCATTCTGACCCAGGTCGGCGACGCGAAGGTGATCCAGGCGAGCATCGGCTTGACGCTAGCGATCCTCGTGATCGCGATGCTCGAGGAGCTGGTGTGGCGCGGCCTCGTACTGCCCCACGCAGAGCGTCTCGTCGGGGTGCGGCGCGGCTGGATCCTGACCGCGGTGCTCTACGCGCTCGCAGTGGTGCCAGCAATGTGGCCCACCCGCGTCGAGCCCATGGGCCTCAATCCCTTTCTGCCAGCCGCGGCGCTCGGCTGCGGTCTGGTCTGGAGCTTCCTCGCGGCGCGCCTCGGGCGACTCGCTCCGATCATGCTCAGCCACGCGGTGTTCACCTACTTCTCCGGCGTGGTCTTCCGCATCCCGGGGACCTGA
- a CDS encoding YebC/PmpR family DNA-binding transcriptional regulator, translated as MSGHSKWATIKRKKGAKDAQRGKLFTKLNREIAIAARMGGGDESGNPRLRKAILVAKGQGVPQDSIQRAINRGTGEVEGAIYEEIVYEGTGPGGTLFMVEGATDNRNRTAPELRKVFEKHNGVMGQSGTAGWAFDYLGSIVLDKSKVTEDQLMEVAVEAGAEDYRDEGEDWVVYTPPTDLDRVTTAIEAAKLEVKDSSLVYVPKNKKAVSGRDAEVCLNLFESLDDHDDVQNVYADFDISDEEMARIAGDD; from the coding sequence ATGAGCGGCCATTCCAAGTGGGCCACAATCAAGCGCAAGAAGGGTGCGAAGGACGCCCAGCGCGGCAAGCTGTTCACCAAGCTGAACCGCGAGATCGCCATCGCCGCACGCATGGGTGGAGGCGACGAGTCTGGGAACCCGCGCCTGCGCAAAGCCATCTTGGTAGCCAAGGGCCAGGGTGTGCCTCAAGACAGCATCCAGCGCGCGATCAATCGGGGCACTGGAGAGGTAGAGGGCGCGATCTACGAAGAGATTGTCTACGAGGGCACCGGGCCCGGAGGGACGCTCTTCATGGTCGAGGGAGCGACGGACAACCGTAACCGCACGGCACCAGAGCTGCGCAAGGTGTTCGAGAAACACAACGGCGTGATGGGCCAGTCCGGCACCGCGGGTTGGGCTTTTGACTATTTGGGCAGCATCGTCCTCGACAAGTCGAAGGTCACCGAGGACCAGCTGATGGAAGTCGCCGTGGAGGCGGGTGCCGAAGACTATCGAGACGAGGGCGAGGACTGGGTGGTGTACACGCCGCCGACCGATCTCGACCGGGTCACTACGGCGATCGAAGCTGCGAAGCTCGAGGTCAAGGACTCGAGCCTGGTGTACGTGCCGAAGAACAAAAAAGCGGTGTCCGGGCGCGACGCTGAGGTGTGTCTCAACCTCTTCGAGTCCCTCGACGACCACGACGACGTACAAAACGTCTACGCTGATTTCGACATCTCCGACGAGGAGATGGCGCGCATCGCTGGCGACGACTGA
- a CDS encoding response regulator: MKSPLGDGPNAESRGAELALSEPTERERELAGVLHEVSNAMTVVLGWLEAADGQLASGPVKDAVAIARSHARIGHAAARRAIGAEAPVSARHELDREARSVAKDATLGVLREASRNGVDLRVDDSRVDNCAVFSPIAVQQILTNLLLNAIAFSPEGGLVGLDVIGEGADVVFAVSDEGPGVPAELKERIFDGQVSLRDGGAGIGLTHSFEVAKNHGGCLSLGDSLIGARFELRWPVGEVRSSIRHRSVPPASLAGRSVLLLEDDPAIVSLLELALESRGARVLAARSADELLKLQAHAFDAALVDLSPLGDDPARWIHDLKAEHPGLPVVMITGSALDVPGLAADEVMSWVRKPFEVSEVLEALSCIE; the protein is encoded by the coding sequence GTGAAATCCCCTCTTGGCGATGGCCCCAACGCCGAGTCCCGTGGTGCCGAGTTGGCTTTGTCCGAGCCAACGGAGCGCGAGCGCGAGCTGGCTGGCGTGCTCCACGAGGTGTCCAACGCGATGACCGTGGTGCTTGGTTGGCTGGAAGCCGCCGATGGCCAATTGGCCAGCGGGCCAGTGAAAGATGCGGTAGCCATCGCGCGCTCTCATGCGCGAATCGGGCACGCTGCCGCTCGTCGCGCGATCGGAGCGGAAGCACCTGTTTCCGCGCGGCACGAGCTGGACCGTGAGGCGCGCAGCGTCGCGAAGGACGCGACGCTTGGTGTGCTGCGTGAGGCGAGCCGCAATGGCGTCGACCTGCGGGTCGACGACTCGCGCGTCGACAACTGCGCGGTGTTCAGCCCCATCGCCGTCCAACAGATCCTCACCAACTTGCTGCTCAACGCCATCGCCTTCTCACCGGAAGGGGGCTTGGTGGGTTTGGATGTCATCGGCGAAGGGGCTGACGTGGTCTTCGCGGTCTCCGACGAGGGGCCCGGTGTTCCTGCGGAGCTCAAGGAGCGCATCTTCGATGGCCAAGTGTCGCTTCGCGATGGCGGCGCGGGGATTGGGCTCACCCACTCGTTTGAAGTGGCGAAGAACCATGGTGGGTGCTTGAGCCTAGGCGACAGCTTGATCGGAGCGCGCTTCGAGCTGCGTTGGCCAGTTGGTGAAGTCCGTTCTTCGATTCGTCACCGCTCCGTGCCTCCTGCCTCGCTAGCCGGGCGCAGCGTGCTCTTGCTCGAGGATGACCCGGCGATCGTTTCGTTGCTGGAGCTGGCGCTGGAGAGTCGCGGGGCTCGAGTGTTGGCGGCGCGTTCGGCGGATGAACTCTTGAAGCTCCAGGCCCACGCGTTCGACGCGGCCTTGGTCGATCTCTCTCCCCTGGGAGACGACCCGGCGCGCTGGATTCACGATTTGAAGGCGGAGCATCCGGGGTTGCCCGTCGTCATGATCACGGGCAGCGCGCTCGATGTTCCCGGCCTGGCCGCGGACGAAGTGATGAGCTGGGTGCGCAAGCCATTCGAAGTGAGTGAAGTGCTCGAAGCGCTGAGCTGCATCGAGTGA
- a CDS encoding PEGA domain-containing protein — protein MSFAPMAAAQGAKPADAPKKEAKKKPPTAKQKKDARAAYGAGEKAFDAGQFADAETNFRKAYEIIPTPHAEYWIAKSLDKQGKVLEAIEAYSKFMDNPDHERAGEEKSKDAETRLAELKKTPGDFKLVTVPPGAAVTVDGQAQMGETPMDLKLTPGKHKIEIVANGFERKTIEVEMTPAGTGEQSVELTEAAPEPAPTPTPAPAPAPVTPEPEPEPEPRSKLPAYITLGIAGASAVVGTIFGIQALGSKSDFNDNPTNDAADDVERNALIADMAFGVAITLGVTGIVLLTSGDDDPVTEAKKIQKKRWARWQVAPYASKKGGGGFAQFSF, from the coding sequence ATGTCTTTCGCCCCGATGGCGGCTGCCCAGGGCGCAAAGCCCGCCGACGCGCCGAAGAAAGAGGCGAAGAAGAAGCCGCCAACGGCCAAGCAAAAGAAGGACGCACGCGCGGCCTACGGCGCTGGCGAGAAAGCCTTCGACGCTGGCCAGTTCGCCGATGCCGAGACGAATTTCCGCAAGGCCTACGAGATCATCCCCACGCCCCACGCGGAGTACTGGATCGCGAAGAGCTTAGATAAGCAGGGCAAGGTCCTCGAGGCCATCGAGGCCTACAGCAAGTTCATGGACAACCCGGACCACGAGCGCGCCGGCGAAGAAAAGTCCAAGGACGCGGAGACGCGCCTCGCTGAGCTGAAGAAGACGCCAGGCGACTTCAAGCTCGTCACGGTTCCTCCGGGCGCCGCGGTCACCGTCGATGGCCAGGCCCAGATGGGCGAGACGCCGATGGATCTCAAGCTCACGCCCGGGAAGCACAAGATCGAGATCGTGGCCAACGGCTTCGAGCGCAAGACGATCGAGGTCGAGATGACTCCCGCCGGGACCGGAGAACAGAGCGTGGAGCTGACCGAGGCAGCGCCCGAACCCGCGCCCACTCCAACCCCGGCGCCGGCTCCCGCCCCGGTGACACCTGAGCCCGAGCCGGAACCCGAGCCGCGCAGCAAGCTGCCGGCTTACATCACCCTCGGTATCGCTGGCGCGAGCGCGGTGGTGGGCACCATCTTCGGCATCCAGGCGCTGGGTTCCAAGAGCGACTTCAACGACAACCCCACCAACGACGCGGCGGACGACGTGGAGCGCAACGCGCTGATCGCCGACATGGCCTTTGGTGTGGCGATCACCCTGGGTGTGACGGGCATCGTGCTCCTCACGTCGGGTGACGACGACCCGGTCACGGAAGCCAAGAAGATCCAGAAGAAGCGCTGGGCACGCTGGCAGGTCGCGCCCTACGCCTCGAAGAAGGGTGGCGGCGGCTTCGCTCAGTTCAGCTTCTGA
- a CDS encoding DUF1028 domain-containing protein encodes MRRLVSCAISALALCASSQASATFSIVAVDLRDGSLGGAVASCVALDTIKQVYGAVPGHGAIMTQSYLLPRAHTDALVWLSAGQSPDSVVSQLTQGSYDADFELRQYAVVSPAGEIANFSGSGANAFTGHLAFEVRDPESQARRYVVAAQGNFLTGQAVLEGARQGFDGDACDLPARLLNALRAAGSAVQGDARCTPNGTPAESALLAVDPPTFPQGSYLTLTSEVSAPATEDPIAGLVQQFADWRLAHPCEAAGAGGGAAGAASVPRDAGTDGGGCQVGAVSADPPGWRALGHIGVLALAALGAGLRRRYATPHPRKTSKMR; translated from the coding sequence GTGCGACGTCTCGTCTCGTGCGCTATCTCGGCTCTGGCCCTGTGCGCCAGCAGCCAAGCATCCGCGACGTTCTCCATCGTCGCTGTGGACCTGCGAGACGGCAGCCTTGGTGGCGCCGTGGCTTCGTGTGTGGCCTTGGACACCATCAAGCAGGTCTACGGCGCAGTACCCGGACACGGAGCGATCATGACGCAGTCGTATCTGCTTCCACGCGCCCACACGGACGCCCTTGTGTGGCTCAGCGCGGGACAGAGCCCTGATAGTGTGGTGTCGCAGCTCACTCAAGGCAGCTACGACGCCGACTTTGAGCTGCGGCAGTATGCGGTGGTGAGTCCAGCTGGGGAGATCGCGAACTTCAGTGGGTCCGGAGCAAACGCGTTCACCGGGCACCTGGCTTTCGAAGTGCGAGACCCCGAGAGCCAGGCACGGCGCTACGTGGTCGCCGCGCAGGGTAACTTCCTCACGGGGCAAGCCGTTCTCGAGGGCGCGCGCCAGGGCTTCGACGGCGATGCCTGCGACTTACCCGCACGGCTCTTGAATGCCTTGCGAGCAGCCGGCAGCGCCGTTCAAGGCGACGCGCGCTGTACCCCGAACGGAACACCGGCTGAGTCGGCGCTGCTCGCGGTGGACCCGCCAACGTTTCCGCAAGGTAGCTACCTGACGCTAACGAGCGAGGTGAGCGCGCCCGCCACAGAGGACCCAATCGCTGGCTTGGTACAGCAATTCGCTGACTGGCGCCTTGCACATCCCTGCGAGGCGGCTGGTGCTGGCGGAGGTGCGGCTGGTGCCGCGAGCGTGCCGCGGGACGCGGGGACGGACGGGGGTGGGTGCCAGGTGGGAGCGGTTTCCGCTGACCCGCCGGGCTGGCGCGCGCTTGGGCACATCGGCGTGCTGGCGCTCGCGGCGCTCGGAGCTGGGCTGCGGCGGAGATACGCCACACCTCACCCCCGAAAAACGAGCAAAATGCGCTAG